From the Solanum lycopersicum chromosome 10, SLM_r2.1 genome, one window contains:
- the LOC101249125 gene encoding uncharacterized protein, whose amino-acid sequence MGKLKGRDRRDKYYHLAKESRYRSRAAFKLMQLNSKFSFLTSSQSVLDLCAAPGGWLQVVVKKVPVGSLVIGVDIDPIRPVAGAISLQEDITTAKCKSTLKRIIAQKGCSGFDLILHDGSPNMGGAWAMEATMQNSLVIDSVKLAAQFLLPNGTFVTKVFRSQDYTAVLYCLRQLFEKVEVEKPLASRSESAEIYVIGFKYKAPAKIDPRLLDIKHLFQGGKEPLKVVDVLRATKQKRHRDGYEDGETVLRKVCSAADFVWSDIESLGSVTSIMFDDPASLPMREHPLTTEEVRTLCEDLRVLGEQDLKHLSKWRKLMRKALAPSETISNPKVEIECEREEDEDTRLVKELEELKETELRKTKREKRVLAKRQAKDKAREVLRMQSDAAEDGFADPELFSLTLIKCKRDVVLVDDNECDDGTAEVNSEADGNDLEAPENASTDMDSEEDRLRRDDEIEGLLEDHVKSYMARGERKTKRSKISYLDDCNLLERGEEDGMTHSAQDSDGDKGEDQVNPLIIPLETAPSQEEVVKTWFTQDVFVEPEEQEMLDKYHSEDEMLVVDEVTLISKSQTTGELLAPNLSKKRMDGSLQVPSSETPNDFEIVPVPPTYSSDSSSDESGVDIDRKAEILSVAKKLILKKQREAMMDDGYNKYMFVDEGLPKWFVDEEKRHRQLIMPVTKEEIAAMRAQFKEINARPAKKVAEAKARKKRAAQRKLEKIRKKANSISDQADVSDRSKSRMIEQLYRKATPKRAEREYVVAKKGVQVKVGRGKVLVDRRMKKDARRHGMSKQGLKKGGRDRKP is encoded by the exons ATGGGGAAATTGAAAGGGAGAGATCGACGAGATAAGTATTACCACTTAGCAAAAGAATCGAGATACCGTTCAAGGGCTGCATTCAAGCTGATGCAACTAAATTCCAAATTCTCCTTTCTTACTTCATCTCAATCGGTTCTCGATCTTTGTGCTGCTCCCGGAGGTTGGTTGCAAGTCGTTGTCAAAAAAGTACCCGTCGGCAGCCTTGTTATTGGCGTTGATATTGATCCAATCAGACCAGTTGCCGGTGCAATTTCTCTACAGGAAGATATTACTACTGCAAAATGCAAATCCACCCTTAAAAGAATAATTGCTCAAAAAGGTTGTAGTGGGTTTGATTTGATCCTTCATGATGGCTCTCCTAATATGGGTGGTGCTTGGGCTATGGAAGCTACCATGCAGAATTCTCTCGTCATTGATTCTGTTAAGCTTGCTGCTCAATTTTTGCTTCCTAATGGCACTTTTGTTACCAAG GTTTTTAGATCTCAAGACTATACTGCGGTTCTTTACTGTCTAAGACAG CTTTTTGAGAAAGTTGAAGTGGAAAAACCTTTAGCAAGTCGTTCAGAATCTGCCGAGATATATGTTATTGGTTTCAAATATAAGGCCCCTGCTAAGATTGACCCTCGCCTTCTTGATATAAAGCACCTCTTTCAAGGTGGTAAAGAACCTCTCAAG GTGGTCGATGTTCTCAGAGCAACGAAGCAGAAGAGACACCGGGATGG GTATGAAGATGGGGAGACAGTCTTAAGGAAGGTCTGCTCTGCTGCCGATTTTGTTTGGTCTGATATCGAGAGCCTTGGCTCAGTTACTTCGATAATGTTTGATGATCCCGCTTCTTTGCCAATGAGAGAGCATCCTCTGACGACAGAAGAG GTTAGAACACTATGTGAGGACTTGCGCGTTCTGGGGGAGCAAGATCTCAAACATCTTTCGAA GTGGCGTAAGCTTATGAGGAAAGCTTTGGCTCCTTCAGAGACCATTAGTAATCCAAAAGTAGAAATTGAATGTGAGAGAGAAGAGGATGAAGATACAAGACTTGTAAAAGAACTAGAAGAGTTGAAGGAAACTGAATTGAGAAAgaccaaaagagaaaaaagggtTCTAGCTAAAAGACAAGCCAAG GACAAAGCACGTGAGGTGTTGCGGATGCAGTCCGATGCTGCTGAAGATGGTTTTGCTGATCCGGAGCTGTTTTCTCTAACATTGATCAAG TGCAAGAGAGATGTAGTACTTGTTGATGACAATGAATGTGATGATGGAACTGCTGAAGTAAATAGCGAAGCAGACGGAAATGACCTGGAAGCCCCGGAGAATGCATCTACCGATATGGACTCCGAAGAAGATCGCTTAAG ACGTGACGATGAAATAGAGGGGTTGCTTGAGGACCACGTCAAAAGTTATATGGCTCGAGgggaaagaaaaacaaagcgATCCAAAATTTCCTACTTGGATGATTGTAACCTCTTGGAG CGTGGTGAGGAAGATGGTATGACTCATTCTGCTCAAGACTCTGACGGTGATAAGGGAGAGGATCAAGTGAATCCTCTGATCATACCTCTAGAAACCGCTCCATCTCAAGAGGAGGTTGTAAAAACGTGGTTTACTCAAGATGTTTTTGTTGAGCCAGAAGAGCAAGAGATGTTGGACAAGTATCACAGCGAAGATGAAATGCTAGTAGTAGATGAAGTCACCTTAATATCTAAGTCACAGACAACTGGCGAATTGCTTGCTCCAAATCTGTCAAAGAAAAGAATGGATGGTTCGCTCCAAGTCCCATCATCTGAGACACCAAATGATTTTGAGATTGTTCCTGTACCACCTACATATTCAAGTGATTCGTCATCTGATGAATCAGGTGTTGATATCGACCGAAAGGCTGAAATATTGTCTGTAGCaaagaaattgattttgaaaaagcaGAGAGAGGCGATGATGGATGATGGTTACAACAAGTATATGTTTGTTGACGAGGGGTTGCCAAAGTGGTTTGTTGACGAGGAGAAGAGGCATCGACAGCTGATAATGCCGGTGACAAAAGAGGAGATTGCTGCAATGAGAGCTCAGTTTAAAGAAATCAATGCCCGTCCTGCAAAGAAGGTAGCAGAAGCCAAAGCACGAAAGAAAAGGGCTGCTCAGAGAAAGCTGGAAAAGATTCGGAAGAAAGCTAACTCGATATCAGACCAAGCAGATGTATCTGATCGCTCAAAGAGTAGAATGATTGAACAGCTATACAGGAAGGCAACACCTAAAAGAGCAGAAAGGGAATACGTAGTGGCAAAGAAGGGTGTTCAGGTGAAGGTTGGCAGGGGGAAAGTTCTTGTTGATCGACGAATGAAGAAAGATGCAAGAAGGCATGGAATGAGCAAGCAAGGCCTGAAGAAGGGAGGACGAGATCGAAAACCTTAA